From Thermoanaerobaculia bacterium:
TTGCGGATCTCCGCCGGCGGGTCGCCGGTCGCCGCTTTTTCGATGTCGCCACCCTCGTCGCGGGCGATCTCGGTCAGGATCCGCTTCGAGACGACGGAGCGCGGCTCCGTTTCGGCGATGTCCTCCGTCGTGGCGTACGCGTCCCGGTGCTTGATCAGGAGCCACGAGGCGCGCGATTCCCCGCCGCGCGGCTTCAGCCGGACGAGGACCCAGGATCCCTTCAGCTTCTTCCCGCGGAGGGTGAACTTGAGATCCCCCTTCTTCAGGGCGGCGCCGGGGTCGTCCTGCTCCGGCTCCCAGGTGCCGTTGTCCCAGATCATCACGGTGCCGCCGCCGTATTGCCCCTCCGGGATCACCCCTTCGAACGCGTTGTACTCGATGGGGTGATCTTCGGTCGGCATGGCCATCCGCTTGACGGAGGGGTCGAGCGAGGGCCCCTTCGGAACGGCCCACGAGAGCATCACGCCCTTCCACTCGAGGCGAAAGTCGTAGTGG
This genomic window contains:
- a CDS encoding DNA polymerase ligase N-terminal domain-containing protein, which translates into the protein MGLKEYKRKRDFRITPEPAGRPKKTKPRKALAFVVQKHRASHLHYDFRLEWKGVMLSWAVPKGPSLDPSVKRMAMPTEDHPIEYNAFEGVIPEGQYGGGTVMIWDNGTWEPEQDDPGAALKKGDLKFTLRGKKLKGSWVLVRLKPRGGESRASWLLIKHRDAYATTEDIAETEPRSVVSKRILTEIARDEGGDIEKAATGDPPAEIRKLLKTKAPLKRKTRGRRSVWNSDRR